Proteins encoded within one genomic window of Conchiformibius steedae:
- the ettA gene encoding energy-dependent translational throttle protein EttA yields MSQYVYSMLRVSKTVPPQKTIIKDISLSFFPGAKIGLLGLNGAGKSTVLRIMAGVDKEFDGEAIPMSGIKIGYLPQEPELDPEKTVREEVESGLGEVVAAQKRLEEVYAAYAEPDADFDALAEEQGRLEAIIAAGSSSGGAEHELEIAADALRLPDWDAKIAHLSGGEKRRVALCKLLLSKPDMLLLDEPTNHLDAESVEWLEQFLVRFPGTVVAVTHDRYFLDNAAEWILELDRGHGIPWKGNYSSWLEQKEQRLANEAKSEAARIKAMKQELEWVRQNAKGRQAKSKARLARFEEMSNYEYQKRNETQEIFIPVAERLGNEVIEFVNVSKSFGDKVLIDDLSFKVPAGAIVGIIGPNGAGKSTLFKMIAGKEQPDSGEVKIGQTVKMSLIDQSREGLGNDKTVFDEIAEGRDILQVGQFELPARAYLGRFNFKGSDQSKIVGKLSGGERGRLHLAKTLIAGGNVLLLDEPSNDLDVETLRALEDALLEFAGSVMVISHDRWFLDRIATHILACEGDSKWVFFDGNYQEYEADKKRRLGEEGAKPKRIKYKPVTR; encoded by the coding sequence ATGTCCCAATACGTTTATTCCATGCTGCGCGTCAGCAAAACCGTTCCCCCGCAAAAAACCATTATTAAAGATATTTCCCTGTCGTTTTTCCCCGGTGCCAAAATCGGCTTGCTGGGCTTAAACGGCGCGGGCAAATCCACCGTATTACGCATTATGGCGGGCGTGGACAAAGAATTTGACGGCGAAGCCATACCGATGAGCGGCATTAAAATCGGCTACCTGCCGCAAGAACCCGAATTAGACCCCGAAAAAACCGTGCGCGAAGAAGTGGAAAGCGGTTTGGGCGAAGTGGTTGCCGCACAAAAACGCTTGGAAGAAGTGTATGCCGCCTACGCCGAACCCGATGCCGATTTTGATGCGTTGGCGGAAGAACAAGGACGTTTGGAAGCCATTATCGCCGCCGGTTCGTCCAGCGGCGGCGCGGAACACGAATTGGAAATCGCCGCCGATGCCTTGCGCCTGCCCGATTGGGACGCAAAAATCGCCCATTTGTCGGGTGGTGAAAAACGCCGCGTTGCCCTGTGCAAACTGCTGTTGTCCAAGCCCGATATGCTGCTGTTGGACGAACCCACCAACCACTTGGACGCGGAATCCGTTGAATGGTTGGAACAATTTTTGGTGCGTTTCCCCGGTACAGTGGTTGCCGTCACCCACGACCGCTATTTCTTGGACAACGCCGCCGAATGGATTTTAGAACTGGACCGCGGACACGGTATTCCGTGGAAAGGCAATTATTCGTCTTGGTTGGAACAAAAAGAACAGCGTTTAGCTAACGAAGCCAAATCCGAAGCGGCACGCATTAAAGCGATGAAACAAGAGCTGGAATGGGTACGCCAAAACGCCAAAGGTCGTCAAGCCAAATCCAAAGCGCGTTTGGCGCGTTTTGAGGAAATGTCCAATTACGAATACCAAAAACGCAATGAAACGCAGGAAATCTTTATTCCCGTTGCCGAGCGTTTAGGCAATGAAGTGATTGAATTTGTCAATGTTTCCAAATCGTTTGGCGACAAAGTGCTGATTGATGATTTGAGCTTTAAAGTGCCTGCGGGCGCGATTGTCGGCATTATCGGTCCGAATGGTGCGGGTAAATCCACGCTGTTTAAGATGATTGCGGGCAAAGAGCAGCCTGATTCGGGCGAAGTGAAAATCGGACAAACGGTAAAAATGAGCCTGATTGACCAAAGCCGCGAAGGTTTGGGCAACGACAAAACCGTGTTTGACGAGATTGCCGAAGGGCGCGATATTTTGCAGGTGGGGCAATTTGAGCTGCCTGCGCGTGCGTATTTGGGGCGTTTCAACTTTAAAGGCAGCGACCAAAGCAAGATTGTCGGCAAGCTGTCGGGCGGCGAGCGCGGACGTTTGCATTTGGCGAAAACCTTGATTGCAGGCGGAAATGTCTTGCTGTTGGACGAACCGTCTAATGATTTGGACGTGGAAACCTTACGCGCTTTGGAAGATGCCTTGCTGGAATTTGCTGGCAGCGTGATGGTAATTTCGCACGACCGCTGGTTCTTGGACCGCATCGCCACGCACATTTTGGCGTGTGAAGGCGATTCCAAATGGGTATTTTTTGACGGCAACTACCAAGAGTATGAAGCCGATAAAAAACGTCGTTTGGGCGAAGAAGGCGCGAAACCGAAACGGATTAAATACAAGCCTGTAACCCGTTAA
- a CDS encoding RNA methyltransferase has translation MSAVPAYLDHIRIVLSRTSHPANIGAAARAMKTMGLRRLVLVSPNLMATPQTPVPPVFDAAQPEAFRLPEESFALASGAADVLEQAQIVADVATAVADTALACALTSRRRELAAPLHTPRQLVPELLAAAQAGQQVALVFGNETFGLDIDEVRCCNRLLTINGNPDYFSLNLAQAVQVVCYELFSQTDADLSRLTPAAAPATAEQVAGMVGHLETMLQEMDFFGRRNAERMMRRLQVLFQRAAPESEDIDLLRGIFRTVQNRIGAKKE, from the coding sequence ATGTCTGCCGTTCCTGCTTATTTAGACCATATCCGCATTGTGCTGTCGCGCACCAGCCATCCCGCCAATATCGGCGCGGCGGCGCGGGCGATGAAAACCATGGGTTTGCGCCGTTTGGTGCTGGTGTCGCCCAATTTGATGGCAACGCCGCAAACGCCTGTTCCGCCTGTTTTTGATGCGGCGCAACCCGAAGCTTTCCGTTTGCCTGAAGAAAGTTTTGCTTTGGCATCGGGCGCGGCAGATGTATTGGAACAGGCGCAGATTGTGGCAGATGTGGCAACGGCGGTGGCGGATACGGCGTTGGCATGCGCTTTAACCAGCCGCCGCCGCGAATTGGCTGCGCCTTTGCATACCCCGCGCCAATTGGTTCCCGAATTATTGGCAGCAGCGCAGGCAGGGCAACAGGTGGCATTGGTGTTTGGTAATGAAACCTTTGGTTTGGATATTGATGAAGTGCGCTGCTGCAACCGCTTATTAACGATTAACGGCAATCCCGATTATTTTTCCTTGAATTTGGCGCAGGCTGTGCAGGTGGTGTGTTACGAACTGTTCAGTCAAACCGATGCCGATTTAAGCCGTTTGACCCCTGCTGCCGCGCCTGCCACAGCAGAACAGGTGGCGGGCATGGTGGGGCATTTGGAAACCATGTTGCAGGAAATGGATTTTTTTGGTCGGCGCAATGCAGAGCGCATGATGCGCCGTTTGCAGGTATTGTTCCAACGCGCCGCGCCCGAATCGGAAGACATTGATTTATTACGCGGGATTTTTCGTACTGTGCAAAACCGCATTGGTGCAAAAAAAGAATAG
- a CDS encoding aromatic amino acid transporter, which produces MQKQASLLGGAMIIAGTVIGAGMLANPTATSGVWFVGSLLVLAYTWFSMLSSGLMILEVNTHYPQGANFDTMVNDLLGRGWSIVNGLSVAFVLYLLTYAYISAGGDLTAQALGNAPLPVGQIVFFLMFAVCVWLSARWVDRLTTVLIGGMVIAFLWANGGLLASAKLPVLLDSHAPADSSYWIYIGTALPVCLASFGFHGNVSGLFKYFDGNARKVARALQIGTLIALAVYVLWQAAVQGNLPRSAFAPVIEADGNVKVLVQELSKFASTGNMAWILNFFSYMAIASSFLGVTLGLFDYIADLFGFDDSRSGRSKTAAITFLPPLIACLLFPTGFVHAISYVGFAATVWTALVPALLLRASRQKFGAGTQYRVFGGTWLMVWVFAFGVMNILAQLLSKGGILPVFTG; this is translated from the coding sequence ATGCAGAAACAGGCTTCTTTACTGGGTGGTGCGATGATTATCGCTGGCACCGTGATTGGCGCGGGCATGCTCGCCAACCCCACCGCCACATCAGGCGTGTGGTTTGTCGGCTCGCTGCTGGTGTTGGCATACACATGGTTTTCCATGCTCTCATCGGGGCTGATGATTTTGGAAGTAAACACCCATTACCCGCAGGGCGCGAATTTTGACACCATGGTAAACGACCTGCTCGGACGCGGTTGGAGTATTGTCAACGGTTTATCGGTGGCGTTTGTGCTGTATCTGCTCACTTATGCCTATATTTCTGCCGGCGGCGACCTGACCGCACAGGCTTTGGGCAATGCGCCGCTGCCTGTCGGGCAAATCGTGTTTTTCCTGATGTTTGCCGTGTGCGTGTGGTTGTCGGCGCGTTGGGTGGACAGGCTCACCACCGTGTTAATCGGCGGCATGGTCATTGCCTTTTTATGGGCGAACGGCGGTTTGCTGGCTTCTGCCAAACTGCCTGTTTTATTAGACAGCCACGCCCCTGCCGACAGCTCTTATTGGATTTATATAGGAACAGCTTTGCCCGTGTGTTTGGCATCGTTTGGTTTTCACGGCAATGTATCGGGCTTGTTCAAATATTTTGACGGCAATGCCCGCAAAGTGGCGCGCGCCCTGCAAATCGGCACACTGATTGCCTTGGCGGTGTATGTGCTGTGGCAAGCAGCGGTTCAGGGCAATTTGCCACGCTCGGCGTTTGCGCCCGTTATTGAGGCAGACGGCAACGTTAAAGTATTGGTACAGGAATTATCCAAATTTGCCAGCACAGGCAATATGGCGTGGATTTTAAATTTCTTTTCTTATATGGCGATTGCGTCGTCGTTTTTGGGCGTAACGCTTGGATTGTTTGACTACATCGCCGATTTGTTCGGTTTTGACGACAGCCGCAGTGGGCGCAGCAAAACCGCTGCCATTACCTTTCTACCGCCGTTAATTGCTTGCCTGTTGTTCCCTACAGGTTTTGTACACGCCATCAGCTATGTGGGCTTTGCCGCTACCGTGTGGACAGCATTAGTACCTGCCCTGCTGTTACGCGCATCACGCCAAAAATTTGGTGCGGGTACGCAATACCGCGTGTTTGGCGGCACTTGGCTGATGGTATGGGTGTTTGCCTTTGGCGTGATGAATATTTTGGCGCAATTATTAAGCAAGGGCGGTATTTTGCCTGTATTTACAGGTTAA
- a CDS encoding AmpG family muropeptide MFS transporter gives MLSAYGDRRAVSMLFLGFSSGIPLALIFGTLSLWLTEAGIERKAVTMFSWAALGYSFRFIWAPMIDSLPLPVLTKWLGRRRAWLLLAQSMVIAALLLMSSLNPADAAVLNLMAAAAVMLGFSAATQDIVIDAYRIERAPADAAAQSVMSSTYVTGYRLGMVLSGGGSLFLAAYFGSTAKEYVYSAWQYTYMIMAAAMGVGVLTTLCVREPERPQGAETKAHQGSDNLRLVLLFALAVTAFVLVFRQMGAWLPSSKDALTAFGLEALRLTASAAAAVVAGYTGVAWGIVPAQVAKRTWITPLTDFFRRYGKRALLLLALVGLYRISDIVAGVISLVFYADLGFSKEQIGAAVKSFGVIMSIVGGLAGGMLAQRLPVMKMMMFGAVLAAATNLLFILLAQNGGNVAMLYWVVGFDNFAAGLASTVFVAFLSALTNIRFSAVQYALFSSLMTLFPKVLGGYSGGMVDAMGYEGFFAFTAALTLPVLLLVWLVNKKIFSKQ, from the coding sequence ATGTTGTCCGCCTATGGCGACCGCCGTGCCGTCAGTATGCTGTTTTTGGGTTTTTCTTCGGGGATTCCGCTGGCATTGATTTTTGGTACGCTGTCGCTGTGGCTGACCGAAGCGGGCATTGAACGCAAAGCCGTTACCATGTTTAGTTGGGCGGCTTTGGGTTATTCGTTCCGCTTTATTTGGGCGCCAATGATTGATTCGCTGCCTTTGCCTGTGCTGACCAAATGGTTGGGGCGGCGGCGGGCGTGGCTGCTGTTGGCGCAAAGCATGGTGATTGCCGCGCTGTTGCTGATGTCGTCTTTAAACCCCGCTGATGCGGCGGTGCTGAATCTGATGGCGGCGGCGGCGGTGATGTTGGGTTTTTCGGCTGCTACGCAGGATATTGTGATTGATGCCTACCGCATTGAACGTGCCCCCGCAGATGCGGCGGCGCAATCGGTAATGTCGTCCACCTATGTAACGGGCTACCGTTTGGGCATGGTGTTGTCGGGTGGCGGTTCGCTGTTTTTGGCGGCGTATTTTGGTTCAACCGCCAAAGAATACGTTTATTCGGCTTGGCAATACACTTATATGATTATGGCGGCGGCGATGGGCGTGGGCGTGCTGACCACTTTGTGCGTGCGCGAGCCCGAACGTCCGCAAGGCGCAGAAACAAAAGCCCATCAGGGCAGCGACAACCTGCGTTTGGTGCTGTTGTTTGCCTTGGCGGTCACGGCGTTTGTGCTGGTGTTCCGTCAAATGGGCGCATGGCTGCCGTCCAGTAAAGACGCGTTAACCGCCTTCGGTTTGGAAGCCTTGCGTTTAACGGCTTCGGCTGCGGCTGCGGTGGTGGCGGGTTATACGGGCGTGGCTTGGGGGATTGTCCCTGCGCAAGTGGCGAAACGCACTTGGATTACCCCGCTAACCGATTTTTTCAGACGCTATGGCAAACGCGCTTTGCTGCTGTTGGCATTGGTGGGTTTGTACCGCATTTCCGATATTGTTGCGGGCGTGATTTCGCTGGTGTTTTATGCCGATTTGGGTTTCAGTAAAGAACAGATTGGCGCAGCGGTGAAAAGTTTTGGCGTGATTATGTCTATTGTGGGCGGATTGGCTGGCGGTATGTTGGCACAACGTTTGCCCGTAATGAAAATGATGATGTTTGGCGCGGTGCTGGCAGCGGCAACCAATCTGCTGTTTATCCTGCTGGCGCAAAACGGCGGCAATGTGGCGATGCTGTATTGGGTGGTGGGTTTTGACAATTTTGCTGCAGGCTTGGCTTCTACTGTGTTTGTGGCGTTTTTGTCTGCGCTGACCAATATCCGCTTCAGTGCCGTGCAATACGCGCTGTTCAGTTCGCTGATGACTTTGTTCCCGAAAGTATTGGGTGGTTATTCGGGCGGAATGGTGGATGCCATGGGCTATGAAGGCTTTTTCGCCTTTACCGCCGCATTAACCTTGCCCGTGCTGCTGCTGGTTTGGTTGGTTAATAAAAAAATCTTTTCCAAACAGTAA
- a CDS encoding exodeoxyribonuclease III yields MRVISANVNGIRSAYKKGFYEYLARADADFVCLQELKAQEADLSEEMKRPHGMHGVWHCAEKRGYSGVAVYSRREPDAVQIGMGVEEFDREGRFVRADFGNLSVVSLYLPSGSSAEARQQAKFRFLDVFYPMLAQMAAEGRDMVVCGDWNIAHQNIDLKNWKGNLKNSGFLPEEREWIGKVIHQLKWADVWRQLYPDVAGYTWWSNRGQAYAKDVGWRIDYQMATAGLAARAQQAHVYKEEKFSDHAPLVVDYADV; encoded by the coding sequence ATGCGCGTGATTTCTGCCAATGTAAACGGCATCCGTTCTGCCTATAAAAAAGGCTTTTATGAATATTTGGCGCGGGCTGATGCCGATTTTGTCTGCCTGCAAGAATTAAAAGCACAAGAAGCCGATTTGTCGGAAGAAATGAAACGCCCGCACGGTATGCACGGCGTGTGGCATTGCGCCGAAAAACGCGGTTACAGCGGCGTGGCAGTGTACAGCCGCCGCGAACCCGATGCAGTACAAATCGGCATGGGCGTGGAAGAATTTGACCGCGAAGGACGTTTTGTCCGCGCCGATTTCGGCAATTTGAGCGTGGTGTCGCTGTATCTGCCTTCGGGCAGCAGTGCCGAAGCCCGTCAGCAGGCAAAATTCCGTTTTTTAGACGTGTTTTATCCGATGTTGGCACAAATGGCAGCAGAAGGGCGCGATATGGTGGTGTGTGGCGACTGGAACATTGCCCATCAAAACATTGATTTAAAAAACTGGAAAGGCAATTTAAAAAATTCAGGCTTTCTACCCGAAGAGCGTGAATGGATTGGCAAAGTGATTCATCAATTAAAATGGGCAGATGTGTGGCGGCAGCTTTATCCTGATGTGGCGGGTTATACTTGGTGGAGCAACCGCGGTCAGGCTTATGCCAAAGACGTGGGCTGGCGCATTGATTATCAGATGGCAACTGCAGGTTTGGCGGCGCGGGCGCAGCAGGCGCACGTTTATAAAGAAGAAAAATTTTCCGACCACGCGCCTTTGGTGGTGGATTATGCCGATGTTTGA
- the yhbY gene encoding ribosome assembly RNA-binding protein YhbY, with translation MADKKLLSKQEIVALRAQAHGLNPVVMVGQKGLTDAVIRETDTALRAHGLIKVRVFGDDRDEREQICRELCAATDAQLVQHIGKLLVLYREKPETDEAV, from the coding sequence ATGGCTGATAAAAAGCTGTTAAGCAAACAGGAAATTGTGGCACTGCGGGCGCAGGCGCACGGTTTGAATCCCGTGGTGATGGTGGGGCAGAAAGGGCTGACCGATGCCGTAATTCGGGAAACCGATACCGCATTACGCGCCCACGGGCTGATTAAAGTGCGCGTGTTTGGCGATGACCGCGATGAACGCGAACAGATTTGCCGCGAATTGTGCGCCGCTACCGATGCGCAATTGGTGCAGCACATCGGCAAACTGCTGGTGTTGTACCGCGAAAAACCTGAAACAGACGAAGCTGTTTAA
- a CDS encoding phosphoribosylanthranilate isomerase produces the protein MKKVQIKICGITRAEDARLAADLGADALGLVFFQGSKRHVSLEQAQQIAAAVPPFVQLTGLFVNAHADTVYETLQQVPLNLLQFHGDETPEFCRQFQRPYLKAVRVRTGSDIEQAFADYADARGILLDAWVEGAYGGTGQTFDWQVLPPSLRGHWILAGGLNPDNVAAALVQTKARAVDVSGGVEAAAGIKCPHKMADFIAACRGVTA, from the coding sequence ATGAAAAAAGTACAAATCAAAATTTGCGGGATTACCCGTGCTGAAGATGCCCGTTTGGCAGCCGATTTGGGCGCAGATGCTTTGGGCTTGGTGTTTTTTCAAGGCAGTAAACGCCATGTTTCGCTGGAACAGGCGCAACAGATTGCCGCCGCTGTACCGCCATTTGTGCAACTGACGGGCTTGTTTGTGAACGCTCATGCCGATACCGTTTACGAGACATTGCAACAAGTGCCGTTAAATTTATTACAATTTCATGGCGATGAAACACCTGAATTCTGCCGACAGTTTCAGCGTCCTTATTTGAAAGCGGTGCGGGTGCGCACGGGCAGCGATATTGAACAGGCGTTTGCCGATTATGCCGATGCGCGGGGGATTTTGTTGGATGCGTGGGTGGAGGGTGCATACGGCGGCACAGGGCAAACCTTTGATTGGCAAGTGTTACCGCCGTCTCTGCGCGGGCATTGGATTTTAGCAGGCGGATTAAATCCCGACAACGTTGCCGCCGCGCTGGTGCAAACCAAGGCAAGGGCGGTAGATGTGTCGGGCGGGGTGGAAGCAGCGGCAGGCATCAAATGCCCGCACAAAATGGCGGATTTTATCGCTGCCTGCCGTGGCGTGACCGCTTAA
- a CDS encoding PolC-type DNA polymerase III, translating into MEKRFAELARQLLRLGRAVAVLDLEATGGDFLRDRMIEIAYLKFENGTIKQVQQLINPQQALTPFIEKLTGIDDALLADAPVFGDTAADLAADLRGCILVAHNSKFDYTLLKQEFERENIAFATPALCTVKLSEHLFPQEKKHSLDNVAERFGIDVPASRHRAMTDVLVLAEFLQQLTQHQPNWCETAQTLLHPPAPPPDLPEDLTHQVFALPDGFGTVIWHDDKGAGTVHACQQAYADTVRALARTNNAYPAAISGKAAVGILHALAQKGRFLQEHPAYTAATAAERFTVRFVSDHQGLLRARTVRWRNGLYRHAPHGVFVHGKAATRALLLWAQQYRICPQRLGLNDGAPERPAPSPEEIGQHNLAVQKALVHFAAAPLLEISETDEHTGQKYIFICQNSAIQLADELWYADTAVADAVHEMQKHAPHRVRERRYVSAWQQALASVPKKSKS; encoded by the coding sequence ATGGAAAAACGTTTTGCGGAATTGGCGCGGCAGCTGTTGCGGTTGGGGCGGGCAGTGGCGGTACTGGATTTGGAAGCCACAGGCGGCGATTTTTTACGCGACCGCATGATTGAAATTGCCTATCTGAAATTTGAAAACGGCACAATCAAGCAGGTACAACAGTTAATTAACCCACAACAAGCACTCACGCCGTTTATCGAAAAGCTGACGGGCATTGATGATGCGCTGCTGGCAGATGCGCCTGTGTTTGGCGACACAGCGGCGGATTTGGCAGCAGATTTGCGCGGCTGCATATTGGTGGCGCACAACAGCAAATTTGATTACACGCTGTTGAAACAAGAATTTGAGCGGGAAAACATAGCGTTTGCCACGCCTGCACTGTGTACGGTCAAGCTGTCGGAACACTTGTTTCCACAGGAAAAAAAACACAGTTTGGATAATGTGGCGGAACGCTTTGGCATTGATGTGCCTGCTTCGCGCCATCGGGCGATGACAGATGTGTTGGTGTTGGCAGAATTTTTGCAACAATTAACGCAACACCAGCCCAATTGGTGCGAAACAGCGCAAACACTGCTGCACCCGCCCGCACCGCCGCCTGATTTGCCTGAAGATTTGACCCATCAGGTTTTTGCCTTACCCGATGGTTTTGGCACGGTAATTTGGCACGACGACAAGGGCGCAGGAACGGTACACGCCTGCCAACAGGCATACGCCGATACGGTACGCGCATTGGCACGGACGAACAATGCCTATCCCGCAGCCATTTCGGGCAAGGCAGCAGTAGGTATATTGCACGCTTTGGCGCAAAAAGGGCGATTTTTGCAAGAACATCCTGCTTATACGGCAGCAACGGCGGCGGAACGTTTTACCGTGCGTTTTGTGAGTGACCATCAAGGGCTGTTACGCGCCCGCACCGTGCGTTGGCGCAATGGTCTGTACCGACACGCGCCGCATGGTGTGTTTGTACACGGCAAAGCGGCAACAAGGGCTTTGTTGCTGTGGGCGCAGCAATACCGTATTTGTCCGCAGCGTTTAGGTTTAAATGATGGCGCACCTGAACGCCCTGCACCCTCGCCTGAAGAAATAGGACAACATAATCTCGCTGTCCAAAAGGCTTTAGTACATTTTGCCGCTGCGCCGTTGTTGGAAATCAGTGAAACCGATGAACACACAGGACAAAAATACATTTTTATCTGCCAAAACAGTGCAATACAATTAGCAGATGAGTTGTGGTATGCTGATACGGCGGTGGCAGATGCGGTGCACGAGATGCAGAAACACGCTCCTCACCGTGTGCGCGAACGGCGTTATGTTTCGGCGTGGCAACAGGCTTTGGCAAGTGTGCCTAAAAAATCAAAATCTTAA
- a CDS encoding glutamine--tRNA ligase/YqeY domain fusion protein: MMNKEQFADNHFIRTVIDQDLASGKHSAVHTRFPPEPNGYLHVGHAKAICLNFGLAYVYNGLCNLRFDDTNPEKENQEYVDAIKEDVQWLGFNWAGKPRYASDYFQQLFDYAVGLIQDGKAYVDDLTAEQIREYRGTLTEAGKNSPYRDRSIEENLDLFQRMKNGEFPDGSKTLRLKIDMASGNINLRDPVIYRIRRAHHHNTGDTWCIYPMYDYTHAISDAIEGITHSLCSLEFEAHRPLYDWVLDNIPAPHSTRPRQYEFSRLELLHTITSKRKLNQLVSEGHVNGWDDPRMPTISGMRRRGYTPAGLRLFAKRVGISKSENIVDMSVLEGAVREDLENSAPRMMAVLNPLKITLTNFEAGKTQSRSAPYHPNHPEMGERDIPISSTLYIERDDFSDNPPKGWQRLSVGGEVRLRYSYVIKCDEAVKNENGEIIELKCSIDHDTLGKKPEGRKVKGVIHWLSAEHAVPAQVRLYERLFTVERPDAVRGADGEYLPFTDFLNPDSMREITAWVEPVANELAAESRWQFERLGYFVTDRHDHTAGKPVFNRTVGLKDTWQAKEAK; this comes from the coding sequence TTGATGAATAAAGAACAATTTGCCGACAACCACTTTATCCGCACCGTGATTGACCAAGATTTGGCAAGCGGCAAACACAGCGCCGTCCATACCCGCTTCCCCCCCGAACCCAACGGCTATCTGCACGTTGGACACGCCAAAGCCATCTGTCTAAACTTTGGTTTGGCTTATGTTTACAACGGCTTGTGCAATCTGCGTTTTGACGACACCAATCCCGAAAAAGAAAACCAAGAATACGTAGATGCCATTAAAGAAGACGTGCAATGGTTGGGCTTTAATTGGGCTGGCAAACCCCGTTACGCCTCTGATTATTTTCAACAACTGTTTGATTACGCCGTGGGTTTAATCCAAGACGGTAAAGCCTATGTAGATGATTTAACTGCCGAACAAATCCGCGAATACCGTGGCACGCTTACCGAAGCAGGCAAAAACAGCCCCTACCGCGACCGCAGCATTGAAGAAAATCTGGATTTGTTCCAGCGCATGAAAAACGGCGAATTCCCAGACGGCAGCAAAACCCTGCGCCTGAAAATTGACATGGCATCGGGCAACATCAACCTGCGCGACCCCGTCATTTACCGCATCCGCCGCGCCCACCACCACAACACAGGCGACACATGGTGTATCTATCCTATGTACGACTACACCCACGCCATTTCCGATGCCATTGAAGGCATTACCCATTCCTTATGTTCGCTGGAATTTGAAGCGCACCGTCCGTTGTATGATTGGGTGTTGGACAACATTCCCGCACCCCACTCCACCCGTCCGCGCCAATACGAATTTTCCCGTTTGGAACTGTTACACACCATCACATCCAAGCGCAAACTCAACCAATTGGTCAGCGAAGGGCATGTAAACGGCTGGGACGACCCGCGTATGCCCACCATTTCGGGTATGCGCCGCCGTGGTTACACCCCTGCGGGTTTGCGCCTGTTTGCCAAGCGTGTCGGGATTTCCAAATCGGAAAACATTGTGGACATGAGCGTGTTGGAAGGCGCAGTGCGCGAAGATTTGGAAAACAGCGCCCCGCGCATGATGGCGGTACTCAATCCGCTGAAAATCACGCTGACCAATTTTGAAGCAGGCAAAACGCAAAGCCGTTCTGCGCCTTATCACCCCAACCACCCCGAAATGGGCGAACGCGACATTCCCATTTCTTCAACACTGTATATTGAACGCGATGATTTTAGCGACAATCCGCCCAAAGGTTGGCAGCGTTTGAGCGTTGGCGGCGAAGTGCGCCTGCGTTACAGCTATGTGATTAAATGCGATGAAGCCGTGAAAAACGAAAACGGCGAAATCATTGAATTAAAATGCAGTATTGACCACGATACTTTAGGCAAAAAACCCGAAGGGCGCAAAGTCAAAGGCGTGATTCACTGGTTGAGCGCGGAACACGCCGTTCCCGCGCAAGTGCGCCTGTACGAACGCTTGTTTACGGTGGAACGCCCTGATGCGGTGCGTGGTGCGGACGGCGAATACTTGCCGTTTACCGATTTCCTGAACCCCGATTCCATGCGCGAAATCACGGCTTGGGTAGAACCTGTTGCCAACGAATTGGCAGCGGAAAGCCGTTGGCAGTTTGAGCGTTTGGGCTATTTTGTGACTGACCGCCACGACCACACGGCAGGCAAGCCTGTGTTTAACCGCACAGTGGGTTTAAAGGATACTTGGCAGGCAAAAGAAGCCAAGTAA
- the pyrE gene encoding orotate phosphoribosyltransferase, with protein MSDFRQDFLRFALDCQVLKFGEFTTKAGRQSPYFFNAGLFNDGASALQLARFYAEAIIHSKIEFDMLFGPAYKGIILAAATAMMLAERGVNVPFAYNRKEAKDHGEGGVLVGAPLAGRVLIIDDVISAGTSVRESVRLIEAAGATPAAVAIALDRMEKGTGEKSAVQEVEQQYGLPVAAIATLDDLFALLRAEQSEALTAYLPALTAYRERYGVSAA; from the coding sequence ATGTCCGATTTCCGTCAAGATTTTTTGCGTTTTGCGCTGGATTGCCAAGTATTGAAATTTGGTGAATTTACCACCAAAGCAGGACGACAATCGCCGTATTTTTTTAATGCGGGTTTGTTTAACGATGGTGCGTCTGCGCTGCAATTGGCGCGGTTTTATGCTGAAGCCATTATTCACAGCAAAATTGAATTTGATATGCTGTTTGGTCCTGCTTATAAAGGGATTATTTTGGCGGCTGCCACGGCGATGATGTTGGCGGAACGGGGTGTGAATGTGCCGTTTGCCTACAACCGCAAAGAAGCCAAAGACCACGGCGAAGGCGGGGTGTTGGTGGGTGCGCCTTTGGCGGGGCGGGTGCTGATTATTGACGATGTGATTTCGGCGGGAACATCGGTGCGCGAATCGGTGCGCCTGATTGAAGCAGCGGGCGCGACACCTGCGGCGGTGGCAATTGCGCTGGACCGCATGGAAAAAGGCACGGGCGAAAAATCGGCGGTGCAGGAAGTAGAGCAGCAATACGGTTTGCCCGTGGCGGCAATTGCCACTTTAGACGATTTGTTTGCGCTGCTGCGCGCCGAGCAAAGCGAGGCATTAACGGCATATCTGCCTGCGCTGACGGCTTACCGCGAGCGTTATGGCGTTTCTGCTGCTTAA